CCGGGTCACACTGCCGACCATCCCGGTCATCCGGACACCCCCACGAGCCCCGGGTGCGACACCCGCATGTGCCGTCAACTCGCCCTGGAAGCCCTTCACTTCGCACCATCCGACCGCCTCGACCGGCAGCCAAGGGCGTACGGACCCGGCGCCCGAAGCAGCTCCGTGTCCATCGAACGCGCAGGCTCACACCCCACGCGGCCGCGCGCGCCGCGAATGCCAGGCCCGTTTGCGGCAGGTGGGAGAGCAGTACACCGCCGAGACCGCGCGGTCGACCCCGACCGTCCACGACACCCCGCACTGCGGGCACCAGGCGCTCACGCCGGCCTTCACCGTCTCGGTCCGAGCCCTCGCCCGCCGCATCCGCCGCCAGTGCCTCGAACGGCACGCGGTCTCACAGAACACCGCCGTCACCTTCGCCTTCGGCATCAACGGCTTCCCGCACCCGCGGCACCGCCGCGGCCCGCCGTCGTCCTTCGCGACGGCGACCAGCCGGAGCCGGACAATCTTTCCCATGCCGCCACCGTACGCTGGGTCTTTTAAGGCAGAAGGACGAACATGACACTGCCCAAGAAGGGCTCACGCCGCATCGTCGTCAACGGCGTCGCCTACAGATGGAGAGTGCGACGACGGCCGACCTACGACCAAGGAATGTCCTGGTCACCCCTGACCTATGCGGTTGAACAAGCGGATGCTCCGGGTACCACGCTCATGGTCCGCACCGATCGCCCCCATCCTGGCAACTGGATGAGCGAACTGACCTTTCCCGTTCTGCCCTCCAGCGTCGCTGCCGCCGTTCAAGCCGCCCGCGAGAAGGGCTGGACTCCTGAAGCTCCCGGATCGCCCTTCCTGCTGGACGAGACCGAAACGACAAGTCCCTGAGCTGCATGGAAACCTAATTCAATTTGTCATGTAAGGACCCAACACAGCTTCTTAGGGGCATGGGGGTGCCGGTATTCATTGCAAGGCTGGACAAGTGCCTTGGTGGCTCAGCATGAACAGAGCTCCGCCGAAGGCGCCTCGCCCACCGCCTACCCCCTGGCCCCCGCAGCGGCGTGGCCTGATTCGACTCCGAGCGGTTGCACGGACGGTGAGGCGCAGCAGCGTCTGCCCCGCATCCCGTCCGCGACGGACCACCGCCGCTCTCAGGCGTACGTCGCTGCGGGTACATCGCTCTCGTGTCCGGACAGCCGGTAGACGATCAGGTACGTCTTCTCGCGGCCGCGCGCGTCCTCGATGACGCTGTACCCCTGGTCGGCGAGGTATCGGGTGAGACGGTCCAGACCCGCACGGTGGTGCGCCTGGTCCGCGGCCGTGTACGTACCGACGGGGCCTTTCATCTTCGCCCGGCCCACTGCGTAGTGGACCCGGACGCACAGCTCGGCACCGTCGAGCTACTCGTCACCGTCCCGCCTCACCGACTCCTCCCAGCAGAAGTCGGGGCCCGATGCTCAGAGGGCGCGGCCGGGTTCGTGGCTGAACCCGCCGGCCCGCAGCATCGGCATGATCATCCATGCACTCCACCCATGGCTCGACGGGTCCGGCACGTACGGACCAGGGCGCTCGGCGGGCGGCTTCGAGCAGGTGGGGCACAGGTGGCCGTAGCCGCTGGGGTGGTCGGTCCAGCCGGCCGCCTCCACCTCGCTCTTGGCGTGCTCGGCCGAGCGGATGGTGAGCTCGACAGCCGTGGGACACCGGCGGCAGGCCACCTTGGCGATGAGATCCATGCCGCTATTGTGTCTGCGGCCGGAGCGCCTCACCGGAGGATCGGGAAGACCCGTGATGCCCGGGCAGCGTCATCGGAAGGCGTGTGTCCACGTCCCCGGGCTCGGGCGCGTGGACATTGAACGAGGGCTCGGGCGTGCGCAGTCCCCAGTGATCTGGAGGCGTCGGGTCTCCTATGTCACGGCTTCGAGGCTGCGCCGGATCACGTGGTCTGCGACGTTCAGGGCTTCAGCGAGGTCGTCTCGCAGGTTGGCCGGTAGCGTTCCGCGGCCGAGGGCGCAGGCCTGTACGAGGTCTCGGCAGTGCTGGGCCTGCTGCGGTGTGGCGAGTTCGGTGAACTGGGGGTGGGAGAGGACTTCACGTGCGGCGTAGCCGTCGTTGGCTGCTGTGGTGCGTCGGAAGAGGTCTTCGGTGATGCGGTGTGCTGCGGGTGTAGGGGTGCCGATGGTGTCCAGGACGGTGAGGCCGAGGCGGATGTCGAAGACCGTCGTGCCGTGGCCGGCCTGGTGGGTGAGGTAGGTGTGCTCCAGCTCGGAGAGGTGATGGGCGACGGGCCGGTGCGCGGCCTGGCGGCACAGGACGGTGAGGGCGCCGGTGACGGCCTGTTCCCACGGCTCTCCGGGTTCTGTCTGCATGAGGAGGGCGGCGGTGCCGTCGGGCGTCCCGGCGGCGAGGGTGGCCAGGATGGCTATCTGCCGGCCGTCGAACATGCGCTTTCCCACGCCGTGGTGCTCCTCGACGTGGGCGAGGGCTTCGGTCCAGCGTCCGGCTGTGGTGAGGGTGCGGGCGCCGTCGGCGAGGATGACGCGCCACAGCCATCTGCGGACCTCCTCGCGGGATCCGGGGGTGGCGACGAGACCGGCCGGGATCGTGATGTTCTCGAACCGGGCTTCGGTGTCCTGCCTGACGGTGTGGTAGAGCCGCAGGAGACGTTCGCGGCCGTCGTCGCCGTTGCCCGCGCGGATCTGGAGGCGGGCGAGGTTGACGACGGGTTCCAGTGCACGGATCGCGGTCATCGAGGGCAGAGGGCAGGCGTGGAGGTAGGCGGCGGCGTGCCGGTGGCACACGGTGCGCGCGAGCTCGGGGAGGCCGGTGTCGGAGGCGATGAGCGCGGCCTGGTTGAAGACGGCGGACGCCGTCCCTTGGGCGCCGGTGCTGTGCGCGGTGTCGGCCAGTGCGACGAGGGCCTGCACGCGTTCGGGCAGGGGCAGGCAGGCCGGGCGGAAGCGGGCGACGAGGGGGAAGCGCCGGGCTGTCGGGCCGTGCGGGTCCATGGGCACTCCCGGGGATGGTGGGCGTGAACCGGGGCGGTGCCCGCCGGCCCGGGGCCGGAGGGCACCGCTGTTGTGCCTGTTGGAGGTCACTGCCAGTCGATGACGATGCGGTTGAGCGGGGTGTCGACTGCGAACCGGCCGGGCCGTTCCTCGATGACGGGGGCGTCGGGGGCCTGGATCTCGAAGGTGGCTTCGCGGCCGCGGTACTCGCGGTCCCAGGTCTGCACGGCTTCGGCGACCTGGGCGGCGAGGGCGTCGCTGCCGGGGCCGTGGCCGATGACGCCGAACTCCCAGAGCTTGCCTCCCTCGGGGGTCTTCTCGTCCGACAGGCGCCGGGCGAGGTAGGTGACGGCGCCCTTGTCGACGGCGGCGGTCGAGGACGGGTAGGGGTCTTCGGTGAGGTGGGTGCCCTTCGCGGTCTGCGGGAACAGCATCCGGACGAGTCCGGACGGCAGGGTGCAGGAGACGAAGAGCTCCATCCACTCCGGTGACTCCATGGCGCGCACGGTGACGCCCGTCCAGTGTTCGACGCGCGGCTGCTCCAGGACCCCGGCGAGGGCGTCGGCGTCGATGTGCTGGCCGGCGGGGGCCTGGAGCCGTACGGTGCCGTCCGTGCTGAGCGCGATCACGCGTCGGTCGTCGTCGGCGATGCCACGCCGCAGCGGCATGAAGGTGTTCATCTGGCTGCCGAGGGAGACCCACCTGCCGTCGTGCTGCTCGTAGGCGATGGAGCGCGAGACGCTGCCCTTGAGACGCTGGGGGACGACGAGGCGGCCGCCGGGGGCGAGTTGGTGGAGCCAGGCGTGGGGGATGCCGTGGGCGCCGACGGTGGCGATGATCCGGTCGTACGGAGCGCCTTCGGCGTGGCCGAGGGCCCCGTCGCGGGTGATCGTCTCCACGTTGGTGATCCCGGCGGCCGCCAGGTGGGTGCGGGCGCCGTCCACGAGGTCCTCGTCGACGTCGATGGTGGTGACGTGTCCGCTCTGGCCGACCAGGTGGGCGATCAGACCGGCGTTGTAGCCGGTGCCGGCGCCCAGTTCCAGCACCTTGTCGCCGGGTTGGGCGCTGAGCTGGTCGAGCATGAGCGCGACGACGCCCGGCTGGGAGGCGCAGGAGATCGCGGTCTTGCCGTCGGTGTCGTACTTGATGTTCACCGGCGCGTCCGCGTACGCGTCGTGGAGGGAGGCGCCGGGCACGAAGACGTGCCGGGGCACCGTCCGCAGGACGGCTTCGACCTCGGGGGTTGTGGCGTGGCCGTTCACGCGGATCTGGTCGACCAGGCGGTTGCGGAGACGTGCGGCTTCGGACGTCGTGTCGGTGTTCACCGCGCTGACGCTATCGGCGTTGGACGCGGCCCCCGTGGGCAACGCGTTGTTGTCACTCGATCCCATGACTACCTCTCGGGCGATGGTGGAGATGGTGTGCTGGTCGCCGAGGGGGAGACCGGCACGGTTGGCGTGGAAGATGACGTGGTGGGCGAGGACGGCGCGCAGTCCGCGGGTCAGCTCGCCCCGGTGCGCGAGCCGCGCCAGGGCCTTCCCGAGGACCTCGAAGGCGGTCACCCAGCCGTGGTGGCCGTCCAGGACAGCCCCGGGTTCGGTGAGCGCCCGGGTGTCGACGGTCATCAGGCGCCGCATGGCCCGGCTGTACCGGGGGGCGGCCGGGGCGGCCGCCGCGGTGGTGGGGTCGGTGCGCAGGTCGGCGACCTTGGCCCAGACGTCGCCCTGTTCGTACCAGTCGAGTCCGGCGGCGCGCATCATCGTGCTGCACAGCACCACGGTGCTCTCGCGTCGGCCCATGTGCCGGGCGGCGGGGCCGGGCGTGTAGGCGAGGAGGTGTCTGCTGTCCTGGTGGAACAGTGCGTGGGCGGCGTCCATGGCCGTGGGGCCGCCGAAGGTGAACGTCTCGGGTTCGTAGGTGGCGGGGAACCAGTGGTCGATCTTCCCGGCGGCCACCAGGGCGTGGAGCGGGGTGGTGACGGCGGGCGGGACCGGTGACGGGCTGAGGATGCGCAGCGGCCAGGGCTGCTTGTTCATGTACCACCAGGCGTGGACGTGGCCGGCGTCTTCGGCTGCGGCGAGGGCGGGTCCGATGGTGTCTTGGATCGCCTGCCGGCCGGTAGCGCGGTCGGCGAAGGTGATGTTGAGCTGCTGCCAGTCCATCCGGATCCTTTCCGGCAGTGGGGTGGGCGGTTCAGGCGGTGGGAGGCAGTTCCCATCGGGGCCCGCGCACGTCGGCGGAGGGCAGCATCCGGAGGTGACCGTGGGCGGCCATGGCGCCCAGGGCAAAGTAGAGGATCATGCCGTCCTTGTGTTCATCGAGGCCCAGCTCCAGGCAGATCTCGATCCAGGTTGGTCGGTAGCCGGCGCTGTTCTTCGCGAAGTGCGCGTGAAGGGTGGGGATGAGGTCCAGCGCTTGGTCGCGTGCGCCGCCTGGGATCAGTGTCTGTGCGATCTCGGGCGGCAGGGGGAGGGAGTGGCGGCCTGCGGCGTCCCGGCGGGCGTCGATGTGGTCGATGCGGCCCAGGGTGTTCGGGATGCCGTACGCGTAGTGGGTGGCGGGCCCTTCCACGAGGTGGCCGGCATCGACCAGAGCGTTGAGGCACATGACGAGTTCCACCGTCCGGCGATCGGGGATGGAACAGGACTCCCCGATCTGTCGGACGGAGATCCACTGGTGGCTGTGTTCCTTCAGGAACCGTAGGACGGGTTCCGCGTAGGCCCTGGACCGGTTCCAGTCGGCCGGTTGGGCGATTCGGGGGGCGAGGGTGCGGACCATGATCGCGGCCTCGTTGACCGGGTTCTCTCCGTGCCAGCGGTCGGCCATGAGGTCGAACAGCGCCATGGGGGAAGGGCTCCTTCGTGCGGTGGTCTGAGTGGGATGGGTCCGCTGTCAGGCGGTGAGCAGGCAGGTGTCCCAGCGGGAGGCGGTGCGGCCGGTGCCGGCGGCGAGTACGGCCAGGGCGACACCGGCCGCGCCGTCGAGGAGGCCCGCTCCGCTGCCGTCCGCTGTCCGCAGGAGGGCGTCGGCCGCCTCCTCTTGCCCTCGGGGGTCGGGTGGGGCCACGGCTTCCAGAAGGTGGGGGATGAGGCTGTCGAGCCGGGCGCGGGTCTCGGCGTGGGCGTCGGCGGCCACGCGTGCGGCGAGGTGGGCCAGGCCCGCGTAGCCGTGGCACAGGGAGATGTCGGTTGTGGCGGCAAGACGGGCGGGGTCGGTGAGGGCGGTGGCGAGGGCGTGCTCGGCGCGGAGCCGGCGGGCGCCGTCTCCGCGCGCGAGGGCGGCCAGTTGCAGGGCGCGGGCCAGCCCGGCGGCCCCGTAGCACCAGGACGGCCGTACGGCCCCGGCCGGGCGGGGGCAGCGGCTGCGGTGTTCTTCGCGGGTGATCCAGTAGGGCCAGGCCGGGCCGCCGCCGGGCGGGCTGGTCCAGTGGTCCAGCCAGCGGCTGATCTCGTCGATGGCGTCGTGCTGCCGGTCGGTCCCGATGCCTTGGAGGGTGGCCAGGGCCAGCAGGCTCAGGGGGCCGGCGATGCCGTGGGCGACGCCGGCGTTGGCGTGTCCCCCGGGGAAGCGTGCGTCGGGCCTGCCGGACGGGCCGGAGAGCGTCCACCAACCGGGCAGTGTCTCGCCGTCGTGGATGATCGGGTGGGTGAGGCGGACGAGGTAGTCGAGGACGCGCCGGAGGGTCGGGCTGTCGGGGCGGCGGCGGAGCAGGTAGGCGCCGTAGCCGGTCAGGCCGCGGATCACGTCGTACTCGGTGATCTCAGGTGGCTGCTTGCGGTCGAGGCGCAGGTGCGCGGCGGCGAGGCGGGCATCGGTGTCGGCGATCATCTGCTCTTCGAGCGCCTGGAGGGCGCTGCGGTAGGAGCCGGGCCGGTGTTCGGCGGCGCAGGCCAGAGCGTGGGCGAGGGCGGGGCCGCCGTGGAAGGGGTGGCTGTCGGGGCCGACGGTCAGCGGGGCGGCGGCCGCGGCGGTGAGCCAGTCGTGCGCGGGCTGCCACGGCGCCCGGCCGGTGGCGGCGAGTTCGATGTGGAGGAGGGCGATACCGGGGATGCCGCGGGCGAGGGACTGCTGCCATCCCGGGTGGTTGCGGACGAGGGCCGGGGCTGTGGCCGGGTGGGCGAGGCGGTTGCCGACCACGTGGATGAGGCGCTCGGTCACTTCAGGCTCCCGGTGGTGCGGGCGATCCAGGCCAGCGCGGCGGCCCGCGCGAGATACGTGCACAGGGCCTCCTCGGCGAAGTCGATCCGGACGGCCCGTACGAAGTGGCAGTGCAGCAGGGAGCCGAGGACCGCGTCCGGGTCGATGCCCGCGGTGTGCGGGCCCGGCAGGTGCAGGCGGTAGGCGGCCAGCGCGAGGTCGCGGCGGGCCCAGGCGTCCGCGATGGCCGGCCCGCCCGGCTCACTGCGCAGCGCCCCCCAGCTCGGACGGGGATCGGCCAGGCGGACGGCTTCGTTGAATTCGTGCCGGGGTATCGGCGCGGGGGCGGCCGCGGGTACGTGGTCGATGAGCCAGCGCATGCCCCGGACCGTGTCGCCTTGGAAGGCGCCGGCGATGGAGATCATGTGGGCGGTGGCCAAGGCCCGCGCCCCGGGCCGGGCGGTCTGCCGGAGCTGGGTGAGCAGGGCGTGGGAGTCGGCGCGGAAGACGTCTTCGGCGGCGTCCCAGGCCGCCTGAGAGCCCCAGCGGCCCGTTTCCGGGTACGAGGTGGGGTAGCGGATCTCCCGCAGCAGTCCGGCCGTGTTCAGCTCGTCTGCCCACGTGCTCACGGTACGGGCGACGGAGCCGAACGCCTCGGGCTCGGGAAGCGCGAATCGCAGGCGCAGGTGCTGCTCCGGGTCGCGGAACCGTACGAACCACCACCGCGGCGAGCCGAGCCGGTCCAGGAGTTCCGGCACGTGCCGCGCGAGGATCGTGTCCTGCCGGCGGATGTCCCCGTACAGCGAGGCCAGGACCACCCGGGAGGCGGCGGGGCTCTGCCCGCGGCCGCGGCCGACCGTCCGGGCCGCGGTCGGGCTGGGGAGGGCCGGCCACCTGACGGGTTCGGCCGCCTTCAGCGGGATGACGACTTCGTGCGCGCGGCCGCCGCACCATCCCGCACCGCCCAGGATTTCGCCGAGCACGGCGGGCCGGCCGCGGTCCAGGTGGAGGCGCAGCAGCACCCGGTGGGCTTCGACGTCCACGTCCAGGGCGAGCCGCCGGTCCCCCTCGGCCAGGTACACATTCCGGGGGAGCCGGCGGCGGCCGCGCCAGGCGTTGAACGCGCTGTCCCATACGGCCCAGAGCGCGGTCGGGCCGGGCAGTTCGTCGCTTTCCAGCCGCCAGCAGGCCGCGGACAGGACGGTGCGCCCGTACCGCAGGCGGGGCAGGAACGGCAGCGTGCGGGCGGCGCCCCAGTCGAAGGCGGTCACCTGCGCGTACTGGGACCGGCTGATCTCGGAGAGGAACCGGGCCATGGGCGGGGCGTGGTGGCCGTGCAGGTTCAGGGCGTGCATGCCGACCGGTTCGACGCGGACCCCGAGAGCGGGAGCGGCGAGGAACATGCGGGTGCCGTCGCAGCCCACCGCCAGGTCGCCGATGCCCAGGTCCCGGTCGCCGGGCCGGTGATGCTCGCCCAGGCTGACCACGGTGGGCAGCACGCGGGGGGTGCGGGTGAGGTGGGCGTTCTCCGGCGCGAGCGGCGGGTAGGAGAGCTGCACCGCGATCGTGTCCCGGTCGCCGGTGGGCAGGTCGGCGAGCTCGGCGGTGAGCGTGGCCGCGTCGGCTGTATCCAGGATGCCGAGGAACCGGCCGGTGCCGACGCCGGCGCCCCGGGAGACGCTGACGACCTCCAGTTGGAACTGCCCGCTCTCCAGCGCGTTGGTGTCGACGGCGTGGATACGCACCCCGACCTCCAGGTGCGGGGGAAGCCGCGGCGCAGCGGGCCCGCTGTCCAGGGAGTCCAACAGGGCGTCGTCCACGACGACCTCGCCGCGACCCTCCACAGCGGCGCGCTGCGCCAGTCGTAAGAGCTCCTCGTCCCGCTCCGACAGCCGCGGCCGTTCGTCGTCCGGGGACGGGTAGCCGATGCCGCTGTCTGCGACGACGTCCGCCACCGGGACCATCGACCCGAGCCCGAACCGCTCGTAGAACGCCATGTGGTACCGCTTCCAGACGGCGGTCCCGTACGGGGCGGCACTCAGTCGGGCCAAGGCCAGCGCCGCGCGCTCCACCTCGACGGCCACCGCGCGGGGCAGCGTCAGCGAGGCGTCCAGCCGCAGATCGACCGCGAGCGGATGCCGGCGCACCGCGGTCACAGCCGTCATGCGCACGGCCGCAGCCTCCCGCGCAGCACGCGCCCGCCGGGGCGCCGTGCTGTTGCAGCGTGCGATGTCCGCCTGCACACGCCGCAGGGCGCGGACCAGACCGGCCACCGGCGCGAGTTCCTCCGCACGGACGGCCTCCAGCTCCGCCACGAGATACCCCAGCGCGTCGGTCTGCGTACTCGGAGCCCGCAGGCTGCTCAGCA
Above is a window of Streptomyces subrutilus DNA encoding:
- the fxlM gene encoding methyltransferase, FxLD system — protein: MDWQQLNITFADRATGRQAIQDTIGPALAAAEDAGHVHAWWYMNKQPWPLRILSPSPVPPAVTTPLHALVAAGKIDHWFPATYEPETFTFGGPTAMDAAHALFHQDSRHLLAYTPGPAARHMGRRESTVVLCSTMMRAAGLDWYEQGDVWAKVADLRTDPTTAAAAPAAPRYSRAMRRLMTVDTRALTEPGAVLDGHHGWVTAFEVLGKALARLAHRGELTRGLRAVLAHHVIFHANRAGLPLGDQHTISTIAREVVMGSSDNNALPTGAASNADSVSAVNTDTTSEAARLRNRLVDQIRVNGHATTPEVEAVLRTVPRHVFVPGASLHDAYADAPVNIKYDTDGKTAISCASQPGVVALMLDQLSAQPGDKVLELGAGTGYNAGLIAHLVGQSGHVTTIDVDEDLVDGARTHLAAAGITNVETITRDGALGHAEGAPYDRIIATVGAHGIPHAWLHQLAPGGRLVVPQRLKGSVSRSIAYEQHDGRWVSLGSQMNTFMPLRRGIADDDRRVIALSTDGTVRLQAPAGQHIDADALAGVLEQPRVEHWTGVTVRAMESPEWMELFVSCTLPSGLVRMLFPQTAKGTHLTEDPYPSSTAAVDKGAVTYLARRLSDEKTPEGGKLWEFGVIGHGPGSDALAAQVAEAVQTWDREYRGREATFEIQAPDAPVIEERPGRFAVDTPLNRIVIDWQ
- a CDS encoding lanthionine synthetase C family protein, with product MTERLIHVVGNRLAHPATAPALVRNHPGWQQSLARGIPGIALLHIELAATGRAPWQPAHDWLTAAAAAPLTVGPDSHPFHGGPALAHALACAAEHRPGSYRSALQALEEQMIADTDARLAAAHLRLDRKQPPEITEYDVIRGLTGYGAYLLRRRPDSPTLRRVLDYLVRLTHPIIHDGETLPGWWTLSGPSGRPDARFPGGHANAGVAHGIAGPLSLLALATLQGIGTDRQHDAIDEISRWLDHWTSPPGGGPAWPYWITREEHRSRCPRPAGAVRPSWCYGAAGLARALQLAALARGDGARRLRAEHALATALTDPARLAATTDISLCHGYAGLAHLAARVAADAHAETRARLDSLIPHLLEAVAPPDPRGQEEAADALLRTADGSGAGLLDGAAGVALAVLAAGTGRTASRWDTCLLTA
- a CDS encoding lantibiotic dehydratase, whose amino-acid sequence is MALVRAAAHPVPPLSSWPALADRGARGRVDQVNWLRTVWEAEDFTEGLRYASPSLAQQVALLLAAEEPAERDVRRAVISVVRYLLRARARATPFGHFSGVAPARIGEAAHARWGTEHHAVVRAGAQWLDDVVLRLEGCPELLARLPVVANNLGFIRGEQLVIPHQPDRRAAGTAGVDACLPYKAPVRAALAAAQAPVVAGNLVAQLCTGFPGAEEGTVVGLVVKLVRHGALLSSLRAPSTQTDALGYLVAELEAVRAEELAPVAGLVRALRRVQADIARCNSTAPRRARAAREAAAVRMTAVTAVRRHPLAVDLRLDASLTLPRAVAVEVERAALALARLSAAPYGTAVWKRYHMAFYERFGLGSMVPVADVVADSGIGYPSPDDERPRLSERDEELLRLAQRAAVEGRGEVVVDDALLDSLDSGPAAPRLPPHLEVGVRIHAVDTNALESGQFQLEVVSVSRGAGVGTGRFLGILDTADAATLTAELADLPTGDRDTIAVQLSYPPLAPENAHLTRTPRVLPTVVSLGEHHRPGDRDLGIGDLAVGCDGTRMFLAAPALGVRVEPVGMHALNLHGHHAPPMARFLSEISRSQYAQVTAFDWGAARTLPFLPRLRYGRTVLSAACWRLESDELPGPTALWAVWDSAFNAWRGRRRLPRNVYLAEGDRRLALDVDVEAHRVLLRLHLDRGRPAVLGEILGGAGWCGGRAHEVVIPLKAAEPVRWPALPSPTAARTVGRGRGQSPAASRVVLASLYGDIRRQDTILARHVPELLDRLGSPRWWFVRFRDPEQHLRLRFALPEPEAFGSVARTVSTWADELNTAGLLREIRYPTSYPETGRWGSQAAWDAAEDVFRADSHALLTQLRQTARPGARALATAHMISIAGAFQGDTVRGMRWLIDHVPAAAPAPIPRHEFNEAVRLADPRPSWGALRSEPGGPAIADAWARRDLALAAYRLHLPGPHTAGIDPDAVLGSLLHCHFVRAVRIDFAEEALCTYLARAAALAWIARTTGSLK